The following are encoded together in the Pleurocapsa sp. FMAR1 genome:
- a CDS encoding nucleoside deaminase → MNKFMLEALNEAYKGLEEGGIPIGSVVVKNGEIVGRGHNQRMQKNSAILHAEMDALENTGRKSASFYSDVVLYTTLSPCSMCSGAILLYKIPHVVIGENQNFLGSEDLLRDKKVIVEVLNEQNCIELMSNFILSKPLLWNEDIGT, encoded by the coding sequence ATGAACAAATTTATGCTCGAAGCATTAAACGAAGCATACAAAGGGCTTGAAGAAGGCGGAATACCTATTGGCTCGGTTGTGGTCAAAAACGGGGAAATAGTTGGGCGCGGTCACAATCAAAGAATGCAAAAAAACAGTGCTATTCTTCATGCGGAAATGGATGCTCTAGAAAATACTGGTCGTAAAAGTGCATCTTTTTATTCAGATGTAGTTTTGTACACTACTTTGTCTCCATGCAGTATGTGTAGTGGTGCGATTCTTTTGTATAAAATTCCTCACGTTGTTATTGGTGAAAACCAAAATTTTCTGGGGTCAGAAGATTTATTAAGAGATAAAAAGGTAATTGTTGAAGTTCTTAACGAGCAAAATTGTATCGAACTAATGAGCAACTTTATACTATCTAAGCCCTTATTATGGAATGAAGATATTGGAACATGA
- a CDS encoding SDR family oxidoreductase — translation MKRVLVTGATGKTGSLVLQKLRDEPDEFEAIGLARSPIKAEELFDSKGFVIGDIKDKSSLNSAISGCEALVILTSAVPKMIAPPAQGQRPEFEFVPGGLPEEVDWLGQKNQIDAAKQAGVKHIVLVGSMGGTNPDHPLNRIGNGNILIWKRKAEQYLIDSGIDYTIIRAGGLLDKQGGVRQLLVGKDDALLNNPPDGIPTSIPRADVASVAVRALTEPNARNKAFDIISKPENAPDAVATSDFASLFEQTTAGIKDEVNS, via the coding sequence ATGAAACGAGTATTAGTTACAGGAGCGACGGGAAAGACGGGTTCGCTGGTTTTACAAAAACTACGCGACGAACCAGATGAATTTGAGGCAATTGGTTTGGCGCGATCGCCAATCAAAGCTGAAGAACTATTTGACTCGAAAGGTTTTGTTATAGGTGACATCAAAGACAAATCTAGCTTAAATTCGGCAATATCTGGCTGCGAGGCTCTAGTGATTCTTACCAGTGCAGTTCCCAAAATGATTGCACCACCCGCCCAAGGACAAAGACCAGAGTTTGAATTTGTACCAGGGGGACTTCCTGAAGAGGTAGACTGGCTCGGACAAAAAAATCAGATCGATGCAGCCAAACAAGCGGGGGTTAAACATATAGTACTGGTAGGTTCTATGGGTGGTACCAATCCCGACCATCCTCTCAACCGCATTGGTAACGGCAATATTTTAATCTGGAAGCGCAAAGCCGAACAGTATTTAATTGATTCGGGTATCGACTACACTATTATTCGCGCTGGTGGTTTGTTAGATAAACAGGGCGGAGTCAGACAACTGCTGGTAGGTAAAGATGACGCACTGTTAAATAATCCACCCGACGGAATTCCTACTTCAATTCCCAGAGCCGATGTAGCCTCCGTAGCAGTTAGAGCTTTAACAGAACCCAATGCTCGCAACAAAGCCTTCGATATCATCTCAAAACCAGAAAACGCTCCTGATGCTGTAGCAACAAGCGATTTTGCTAGCTTGTTTGAACAAACTACGGCGGGAATTAAGGATGAAGTAAATAGTTGA
- a CDS encoding 2Fe-2S iron-sulfur cluster-binding protein, with the protein MSKTHIVKVRDRATGKHYIVEVPEDQYILQTAEQQDAKLPFLCRNGACTSCAAKVISGELEQPEAMGLSPKLKEQGYALLCVSYPRSDLEVETQDEDEVYEMQFGRYFARGKVRFGLPLDED; encoded by the coding sequence ATGAGCAAAACCCATATAGTAAAAGTTCGCGATCGCGCTACGGGAAAACACTACATTGTCGAAGTTCCAGAAGATCAATACATCCTGCAAACTGCCGAACAACAAGATGCCAAATTACCTTTTTTATGTCGTAATGGTGCCTGTACTAGCTGTGCGGCAAAAGTTATCTCAGGGGAACTAGAACAGCCAGAAGCAATGGGATTATCTCCCAAGCTTAAAGAACAAGGTTATGCTTTGCTGTGCGTTAGTTATCCTCGTTCAGATTTAGAAGTAGAGACACAAGATGAAGACGAAGTATATGAAATGCAGTTTGGTCGCTATTTCGCCAGGGGCAAAGTCAGATTTGGTTTGCCGTTGGATGAAGACTAA
- the ndk gene encoding nucleoside-diphosphate kinase — MERTFIMIKPDGVQRHLTGEIIDRFESKGFTLVGLKMMQVSRELAEKHYGVHKERPFFSSLIEFITSAPVIAMVWEGDSVVSAARNLIGATNPVTAAPGSIRGDFGVSIGRNLIHGSDAIETAQTEVALWFKEEELINWEPVRKPWLYE, encoded by the coding sequence ATGGAACGCACTTTTATCATGATTAAACCCGATGGCGTACAGCGTCATCTAACAGGTGAAATTATCGATCGCTTTGAGTCTAAAGGCTTTACTTTAGTAGGGCTAAAAATGATGCAGGTTTCTCGTGAACTAGCTGAAAAACATTATGGTGTTCATAAAGAAAGACCTTTTTTCAGTAGCCTAATTGAATTTATTACTTCTGCGCCTGTAATTGCGATGGTGTGGGAAGGCGATAGTGTAGTTAGTGCTGCCAGAAACCTAATTGGCGCAACTAATCCTGTAACCGCTGCGCCTGGTTCAATACGTGGCGATTTTGGAGTTAGTATTGGACGTAACTTGATTCATGGTTCGGATGCGATTGAAACCGCTCAAACAGAAGTTGCCTTGTGGTTTAAAGAAGAAGAATTAATTAACTGGGAACCTGTTAGAAAACCCTGGCTCTACGAATAA
- a CDS encoding M23 family metallopeptidase: MSYKSKVRWSRLLGTATATFLMSFGFQNWKILQTEASDIPKGNLIAQDVSAIWEKGSFPVENFESYTSPFGYRINPVTRVRQFHNGLDLAAPLGSYIRSWWGGKVTELSDDGACGTSVTIQSGAWEHIYCHMEGSVETSSQGTYLIDRPGGIQLAEGQDVPAGGRIGRVGMSGRTTGPHLHWTLKYNGNYVDPALVLKEMFKRQTISSKS, from the coding sequence ATGAGCTACAAATCAAAAGTTCGATGGAGTCGTTTACTCGGCACAGCAACAGCGACTTTCCTGATGTCATTTGGATTTCAAAACTGGAAGATACTCCAGACCGAAGCTTCGGATATACCTAAAGGTAATTTAATTGCTCAAGATGTCTCTGCTATTTGGGAAAAAGGCTCTTTTCCTGTTGAAAACTTTGAATCTTATACCTCTCCATTTGGTTATCGGATTAATCCTGTAACCAGAGTACGACAATTTCATAATGGCTTAGATTTAGCTGCCCCTCTTGGAAGCTATATTCGTAGCTGGTGGGGTGGCAAAGTAACTGAACTATCAGACGATGGTGCTTGCGGTACATCCGTAACTATTCAGTCAGGAGCATGGGAACACATTTACTGTCACATGGAAGGATCTGTAGAAACATCGTCTCAAGGTACCTATCTTATAGATCGTCCTGGCGGTATTCAACTTGCTGAAGGACAAGATGTACCCGCAGGAGGAAGAATTGGTCGGGTTGGCATGAGCGGAAGAACTACTGGTCCTCATTTGCATTGGACGCTCAAATATAATGGAAATTACGTAGATCCTGCTTTAGTTCTCAAAGAAATGTTTAAGCGTCAGACTATTTCCTCCAAATCATAA
- a CDS encoding DUF6737 family protein translates to MIETQSNSESTSVWDHKPSWCQPWSIILAGLTIISASWLVLHTIWITAGVSILITVWWVYFLILYPKAFADYIISQTANR, encoded by the coding sequence ATGATCGAAACTCAATCTAATTCTGAATCTACCAGCGTCTGGGACCATAAGCCTAGCTGGTGTCAACCCTGGTCAATTATTTTGGCGGGACTGACGATAATTTCGGCTAGCTGGTTAGTACTACACACTATCTGGATTACCGCTGGTGTATCTATTTTAATTACCGTTTGGTGGGTATACTTTTTAATTCTTTATCCCAAGGCATTTGCAGATTATATAATTTCCCAAACTGCTAATAGATAA
- the rph gene encoding ribonuclease PH — protein MSWQRSDNRQPNQLRPHKFQLDFIDNPLSSVIIECGKTKVLCTVSIENRVPRFLLNSGQGWLTAEYRMLPGATNTRHSRELMKLSGRTQEIQRLIGRSLRAAINLKGFGERTITIDADVLQADAGTRTASITGSYVALAHGIDKLIAAGELKKSPLLEPVAAVSVGLINGEGFLDLDYPEDVAADVDLNVVMNSKLEIIEIQGTAESNSMTRSQLNQMLDLAETGIEELLEAQQAALQQK, from the coding sequence GTGTCTTGGCAACGTTCTGATAATCGTCAACCTAACCAACTCCGCCCTCACAAATTTCAGCTAGATTTTATTGATAATCCTTTGTCGTCGGTGATTATTGAGTGTGGCAAAACGAAAGTTCTTTGTACCGTTAGTATTGAGAATAGAGTTCCCAGGTTTTTGCTTAATAGTGGTCAAGGTTGGCTGACGGCAGAATATAGGATGTTACCAGGAGCAACAAATACCCGTCATTCAAGAGAGTTGATGAAGCTTTCAGGACGCACTCAAGAAATACAAAGGTTGATCGGACGGAGTTTGAGAGCAGCTATTAATCTTAAGGGTTTTGGGGAAAGAACAATTACCATCGACGCGGATGTATTACAAGCAGATGCAGGAACACGCACTGCATCAATTACAGGCAGCTATGTGGCATTAGCCCACGGAATTGATAAGCTGATAGCAGCAGGAGAACTTAAAAAATCGCCTCTGTTGGAGCCTGTGGCTGCGGTTTCAGTCGGCTTAATCAATGGCGAAGGGTTTCTAGATTTAGACTACCCTGAAGATGTGGCAGCAGACGTAGATTTAAACGTAGTTATGAATAGCAAGCTGGAAATAATTGAAATTCAAGGGACGGCAGAATCTAATAGTATGACGCGATCGCAATTAAATCAAATGCTAGACTTAGCAGAAACAGGAATAGAAGAATTACTCGAAGCTCAACAGGCAGCGTTACAACAAAAATGA
- a CDS encoding spermine/spermidine synthase domain-containing protein: MSGSELKADLWINEYISPWDIYTHGVTKILAYQKTPFQEMYIVETGAFGKGLVLDGKWQSCTVDEFIYHEALVHPGLIAHANPRSVLVLGGGEGATIREILRWQTVEKVTMIDIDGDVVEACQKHLPEMHQNAFEDPRVELIIADALKILDTTTQTWDIIISDLSDPIESGPSFALFTKEYFAKLKQVLNPGGYVMVQAGPISPPEVQDHARLINTLKAVFGQVNSLSAPTPSYGRSWGFALCSDAEIDLRPQPESIDKLLSDKTSGGCRFIDGTTLLGILQTPLYIRQAIAAETVVYTLEEPPKFFGTGAMA, translated from the coding sequence ATGTCTGGTAGCGAATTAAAGGCAGATTTGTGGATCAATGAATATATAAGCCCATGGGATATTTATACTCATGGAGTTACCAAGATTTTGGCATATCAAAAAACTCCCTTTCAGGAAATGTATATCGTCGAGACAGGAGCTTTTGGCAAAGGATTGGTTTTAGACGGCAAATGGCAATCCTGCACCGTTGATGAATTTATCTATCACGAAGCATTGGTGCATCCTGGATTAATTGCTCACGCTAATCCTCGCAGCGTTTTAGTTCTTGGTGGTGGAGAAGGGGCAACAATTCGCGAAATATTGCGTTGGCAAACCGTCGAGAAAGTAACGATGATTGATATTGATGGAGATGTCGTAGAAGCTTGCCAAAAACATCTTCCAGAAATGCACCAAAATGCTTTTGAAGATCCTCGCGTCGAGTTAATTATCGCCGATGCGCTCAAGATTTTAGATACCACTACCCAAACCTGGGATATTATTATCTCCGATCTAAGCGATCCGATTGAATCAGGCCCATCTTTTGCCCTGTTTACTAAAGAGTATTTTGCCAAACTCAAGCAAGTATTAAACCCTGGAGGATATGTAATGGTACAGGCAGGTCCCATATCCCCGCCAGAAGTCCAGGATCATGCGCGTTTGATTAACACTCTAAAAGCGGTGTTTGGTCAGGTAAATTCTCTATCTGCTCCTACCCCTTCCTATGGTCGCTCTTGGGGATTTGCTTTATGTTCAGATGCAGAAATCGACCTTAGACCACAGCCAGAATCAATAGATAAGCTATTGTCTGATAAAACCTCTGGAGGCTGTCGTTTTATTGATGGTACGACTCTTCTAGGCATCTTACAAACTCCGCTGTATATTCGCCAGGCTATAGCCGCAGAAACTGTTGTTTATACTTTAGAAGAACCACCTAAGTTTTTTGGTACGGGAGCAATGGCTTGA
- the hisH gene encoding imidazole glycerol phosphate synthase subunit HisH, translating into MVNVAVIDYEIGNLHSACKGLEKAGATPKITSSLTDILKADAFVLPGVGAFDPAMQHIRERKLEMPIKKAIASGKPFLGICVGMQILFERSEEGQELGLGVIPGIVRRFKSEPGIAIPQMGWNQLELIQPELSLWQNLPTDPYLYFVHSYYAEPVNKSFNAAMVTHGSQTITAAIARNNLMAVQFHPEKSSDNGLQILSNFVTLIKNQQNLVTSF; encoded by the coding sequence ATGGTTAACGTAGCAGTTATTGACTATGAAATAGGAAACCTGCATTCTGCTTGTAAAGGCTTAGAAAAAGCAGGGGCAACTCCCAAAATTACTAGTTCTCTTACAGATATATTGAAGGCAGATGCGTTTGTCTTACCTGGAGTTGGTGCTTTCGATCCAGCAATGCAGCATATCAGAGAGCGTAAATTAGAAATGCCGATTAAAAAAGCGATCGCCTCTGGCAAACCTTTTTTGGGGATCTGTGTCGGTATGCAAATCCTTTTTGAGCGTTCAGAAGAAGGACAAGAATTAGGCTTAGGCGTTATTCCAGGAATAGTTCGACGCTTTAAAAGTGAACCAGGTATTGCTATTCCTCAAATGGGTTGGAATCAACTCGAATTAATTCAGCCTGAACTTTCCCTGTGGCAGAATCTACCTACAGATCCTTATCTTTACTTTGTACATTCTTATTATGCCGAGCCTGTAAATAAAAGCTTTAATGCAGCAATGGTAACTCATGGCTCACAAACGATAACTGCTGCGATCGCTCGTAATAACCTGATGGCAGTACAGTTTCATCCTGAAAAATCATCAGACAATGGGCTGCAAATTCTTTCTAATTTCGTCACCTTAATCAAAAATCAGCAAAACTTAGTTACGAGCTTTTAA
- the treY gene encoding malto-oligosyltrehalose synthase produces MRIPIATYRIQFYSQFNFVQAQEIVSYLADLGISALYASPIFQASKGSTHGYDVVDPTILNPELGTEADFNKLIEEIHQHQMGWLQDIVPNHMAYDSQNLWLMGILENGKDSEFFNFFDINWNQPYEEMNERVLAPLLGDFYGNSLERGEIKLDYDKKGLSVNYFDLELPVRIESYITFITYNLGKLAREIGRQHPDFIKFLGILYLLKNITEETKGKERYDQINFVKSLIWETYNQNSLVEKFIQNNLQEFNGEVDNPESFNLLDNLLSEQFYRLSSWKVGAEEINYRRFFTVNELISVKVEDLKVFNKTHELINRLVSENKFTGVRIDHIDGLYNPAEYLTRLREKLGDAYITVEKILELTEDLPSNWQIQGTSGYEFLNYVNGIFCKPENEREFSSIYASFTGLQTTYEDLVYEKKGLILSKNLGGDLENLTQVLKRISSHTRAGSDFTIYGLRQALFQVLVLFPVYRTYIDASGVTEVDQKYVRETIKAAKKKAPLLINEFNFIQKVLLLEYEDFRSKTQREEWLHFVMRSQQLTGPLMAKGVEDTLLYVYNRLLSLNEVGGNPSHFGIELSLFHQFNQNKVKNWQQGMNTTATHDTKRGEDIRARLNVLSEIPQEWSQQVNRWREINQAYKQDSSPDANDEYFFYQTLLGVFPFAEGDLADLPTRIKDYILKAVREAKVHTAWLRPDEEYEQAFFSFIDRILETKESDFWQQFRPFQKQIAEYGIYNSLSQVLIKNTAPGVPDLYQGAELWELSLVDPDNRRPVNYQQRIEFLEDIKAKIEQDILQLIKELIATKENGKIKLFLTHQLLKARKEYSEIFLNGDYQPIEVTGKYQNHLVAFARNYGDKTIVAIAPRFLTGIIKPGQLPLGKEVWSDTSLKLADKNWHNVIDHQTIVGGNLAVGEILQNFFVALLIG; encoded by the coding sequence ATGCGTATTCCCATAGCTACTTATAGAATCCAGTTTTATTCTCAATTTAATTTTGTGCAAGCTCAAGAAATTGTTAGTTATTTAGCCGATTTGGGTATTTCCGCTCTTTATGCTTCGCCTATTTTCCAAGCTAGTAAAGGAAGTACTCATGGTTATGATGTGGTAGATCCAACTATACTCAATCCCGAACTAGGAACTGAAGCAGATTTTAACAAATTAATTGAAGAAATTCACCAGCATCAAATGGGATGGTTACAAGATATTGTTCCTAATCACATGGCTTATGATAGTCAAAATTTGTGGTTAATGGGTATCTTAGAAAATGGTAAAGATTCAGAATTTTTTAACTTTTTTGATATTAATTGGAATCAACCTTATGAAGAAATGAACGAACGAGTACTCGCTCCTTTATTAGGTGATTTCTATGGTAATTCTTTAGAAAGAGGAGAAATTAAGCTTGACTACGATAAAAAAGGTTTGTCGGTTAATTATTTTGACTTAGAGTTACCAGTCAGGATTGAGTCTTATATAACTTTTATTACTTATAATTTAGGCAAACTAGCCAGAGAAATCGGTCGTCAACATCCAGATTTTATTAAATTTCTGGGTATTTTGTATTTACTAAAAAATATTACTGAAGAAACCAAAGGAAAAGAGCGTTACGACCAAATAAATTTTGTTAAAAGTCTAATCTGGGAAACCTATAATCAAAATTCTTTAGTAGAGAAATTTATTCAAAACAATCTCCAGGAATTTAACGGTGAAGTCGATAACCCTGAAAGCTTTAATTTATTAGATAATTTGCTTTCCGAACAATTCTACCGTTTGTCATCTTGGAAAGTAGGTGCGGAAGAAATTAATTATCGTCGATTTTTTACAGTTAATGAGTTGATTTCCGTCAAGGTAGAAGACTTAAAAGTATTTAACAAAACTCATGAATTAATTAATCGGTTAGTTAGCGAAAATAAATTTACGGGGGTGCGTATCGATCATATAGATGGTTTATACAATCCTGCTGAATATTTAACTAGGCTGAGAGAAAAACTAGGAGATGCTTACATTACTGTTGAAAAAATTCTCGAATTAACTGAGGATTTACCTTCAAATTGGCAAATTCAAGGAACAAGTGGTTACGAATTTTTGAACTATGTGAATGGCATATTTTGTAAACCAGAAAATGAACGAGAATTTAGCAGTATTTACGCTAGCTTTACTGGTTTACAAACTACTTATGAAGACTTGGTTTACGAAAAAAAAGGCTTAATTTTATCAAAGAACCTAGGTGGAGATCTAGAGAACTTAACTCAAGTTCTTAAAAGAATTTCCTCGCATACAAGAGCAGGAAGTGACTTTACTATCTATGGTTTAAGACAAGCTTTATTCCAGGTGTTAGTGCTTTTTCCTGTTTACCGAACCTATATTGATGCAAGTGGAGTTACTGAAGTAGATCAAAAATATGTCCGAGAAACGATAAAAGCCGCCAAGAAGAAAGCTCCTTTACTAATTAACGAATTTAACTTTATCCAAAAAGTATTGCTTTTAGAATACGAAGATTTTCGCAGTAAAACTCAACGAGAAGAATGGCTACATTTTGTAATGCGATCGCAACAGTTAACAGGGCCATTAATGGCGAAAGGAGTTGAAGATACACTTTTATATGTTTATAACCGATTACTATCATTAAATGAAGTGGGAGGCAACCCCAGTCATTTTGGTATCGAGTTAAGTTTATTTCATCAATTCAATCAAAATAAAGTTAAAAATTGGCAGCAGGGAATGAATACAACTGCTACTCACGATACTAAACGAGGTGAAGATATACGCGCTAGATTAAATGTGCTTTCGGAAATTCCTCAAGAGTGGTCACAACAAGTCAATCGATGGCGTGAAATTAATCAAGCTTATAAACAAGATAGTAGTCCCGATGCAAATGATGAATATTTCTTTTATCAGACTCTGTTGGGTGTTTTTCCTTTTGCAGAAGGTGATTTAGCTGATTTACCTACGAGAATTAAAGATTATATTTTAAAAGCAGTGCGAGAAGCTAAGGTTCATACTGCTTGGTTACGTCCCGATGAAGAATACGAACAAGCATTTTTTAGCTTTATCGATCGCATTTTAGAAACAAAAGAATCTGATTTTTGGCAACAATTTCGACCTTTTCAAAAACAAATAGCTGAATATGGGATTTACAATTCTCTGTCTCAAGTATTAATTAAAAATACCGCGCCTGGCGTACCAGATTTATATCAAGGTGCAGAATTATGGGAATTAAGCTTAGTCGATCCTGATAATCGTCGTCCTGTAAATTATCAACAGCGAATAGAGTTTTTAGAAGACATCAAAGCAAAAATTGAGCAAGATATTCTGCAATTAATTAAAGAACTAATTGCTACCAAAGAGAATGGCAAAATCAAACTTTTTCTAACCCATCAATTACTAAAAGCCAGAAAAGAATATTCAGAAATATTCTTAAACGGCGACTATCAACCAATAGAAGTTACTGGAAAATACCAAAACCATCTAGTTGCTTTTGCTAGAAATTATGGAGACAAAACTATAGTTGCGATCGCGCCTCGTTTTTTAACTGGAATTATCAAACCAGGACAACTTCCTCTTGGTAAAGAAGTATGGTCAGATACAAGCCTAAAGTTGGCAGATAAAAATTGGCACAATGTAATCGACCATCAAACAATCGTCGGCGGAAATCTAGCGGTTGGCGAAATTTTACAGAACTTTTTCGTTGCTTTATTAATTGGATAA
- the treZ gene encoding malto-oligosyltrehalose trehalohydrolase — MKVGSQYLGNGVCEFTLWSPLKEKVAVHLVSPEEKLLPMNKQEQGYWYLKAEIEPGTLYYYQLEDGADRPDPASHFQPQGVHQASEIIAHNNTNWQDSQWAGIPLEEMIIYEMHVGTFTPEGTFKAIMPRLSDLAELGVNAIEIMPVAQFSGDRNWGYDGVYPYAVQNSYGRPEDLKQLVDAAHQQGIAIILDVVYNHFGPEGNYIATHAPYFTDTYQTPWGDAINFDDAYSYGARNYFVENALYWLENYHIDGLRLDAIQAIYDSSAKHILQEMAEKVEEFSQQVGRKFCLIAESDLNDVRVICPQELGGYGIDAQWSDDFHHSLRTVLTKESGGYYADFGSCQQLAKAYQNTFVYDWQYSPFRKRYHGNVTGDRQGHQFVVCIQNHDQIGNRMLGERISDLIDFEATKLAAGALLLSPYIPLLFMGQEYGEESPFLYFVSHEDPDLVAAVREGRKKEFTDFHVEGDYIDPQSIEAFETSKLHWQQKNEGKHLILWQLYQKLIAMRRTIPALKKLDKQNLEVTVKESDRIITLHRWQDDSQIFSILNFDDRDIKLENIFPVGKWQKILDSAEPKWMGNGSDLPEKIDTEEQQLSIKSHSFVVYQQ; from the coding sequence ATGAAAGTTGGTTCTCAATATCTGGGTAATGGTGTTTGCGAGTTTACTCTTTGGTCGCCTTTAAAAGAAAAAGTAGCCGTACATCTTGTTTCTCCTGAAGAGAAGTTGCTACCAATGAATAAGCAGGAACAGGGTTACTGGTATCTTAAAGCCGAAATTGAGCCTGGTACACTGTACTACTATCAACTTGAAGATGGAGCAGATAGACCAGACCCCGCTTCACATTTTCAACCCCAAGGAGTTCACCAAGCATCAGAAATTATCGCTCATAATAACACCAATTGGCAGGATTCTCAGTGGGCTGGTATTCCCCTAGAAGAAATGATTATTTACGAGATGCACGTCGGAACTTTTACTCCTGAAGGAACTTTTAAGGCAATTATGCCTCGGTTGTCAGACTTGGCGGAGTTGGGAGTAAATGCGATTGAAATTATGCCAGTGGCTCAATTTTCTGGCGATCGCAATTGGGGTTATGATGGGGTATATCCTTATGCGGTGCAAAATTCTTATGGTAGACCAGAGGATTTAAAGCAATTAGTCGATGCAGCACATCAGCAGGGAATAGCGATAATTTTAGATGTAGTTTACAATCATTTTGGTCCAGAAGGCAACTATATTGCCACTCACGCTCCTTACTTTACCGATACTTATCAGACTCCTTGGGGAGACGCAATTAATTTCGATGATGCTTATAGTTATGGTGCGCGAAACTATTTTGTTGAAAATGCTCTGTATTGGTTAGAAAATTATCACATCGATGGACTACGCTTAGATGCAATTCAGGCTATTTATGATTCAAGCGCAAAACACATTCTGCAAGAGATGGCGGAAAAGGTAGAAGAGTTTTCCCAGCAGGTAGGTAGAAAGTTTTGTTTGATCGCCGAAAGCGATCTTAATGATGTTCGCGTTATTTGTCCGCAAGAATTAGGCGGTTACGGAATTGATGCTCAATGGAGTGATGATTTTCACCATTCCCTGCGTACTGTCTTAACTAAAGAGTCAGGTGGCTATTATGCTGATTTTGGTAGTTGCCAACAGCTAGCCAAAGCTTATCAGAATACTTTTGTTTATGATTGGCAGTATTCCCCGTTTCGTAAACGATATCATGGTAATGTTACAGGCGATCGCCAGGGACATCAATTTGTAGTTTGCATTCAAAATCACGATCAAATTGGCAATCGAATGTTAGGCGAACGGATTTCCGATCTAATTGATTTTGAGGCGACAAAATTAGCTGCGGGTGCTTTGTTGTTGTCCCCTTACATTCCGTTATTATTTATGGGACAGGAATACGGAGAAGAATCTCCTTTTCTTTATTTTGTCAGTCATGAAGATCCAGATTTAGTTGCAGCAGTTAGAGAAGGGAGAAAAAAAGAATTTACCGATTTTCATGTTGAGGGAGATTATATCGATCCCCAAAGTATCGAAGCTTTTGAGACATCAAAACTACATTGGCAGCAAAAAAATGAAGGTAAGCATCTAATTTTATGGCAACTTTATCAGAAATTAATTGCTATGCGACGAACTATTCCTGCTTTAAAAAAACTCGATAAGCAGAATTTAGAAGTTACGGTAAAAGAAAGCGATCGCATTATTACATTACATCGTTGGCAAGATGATAGTCAAATTTTTAGTATTCTTAACTTTGATGATCGAGATATTAAGTTAGAAAATATTTTTCCAGTAGGCAAATGGCAAAAAATATTAGACTCAGCCGAACCTAAATGGATGGGAAATGGTTCAGATTTACCAGAAAAAATTGATACAGAAGAACAACAATTATCAATAAAGTCTCATAGTTTTGTAGTTTATCAACAATAA